From the Methanosarcinales archaeon genome, the window CTGTTTCTATTTTTCAATAAGTTCGCGAAGTTCTTTGTATCTTCCAGCCTTGAAATCTTCTCTGCTCATTTTAATCTGCTGCAAAAGTTCCGGGTCCGATATAATTTCCAGCGTGGATTTCATGGATTCGTATTCATCACTCGAAATAGTAACCCATTGCGCCATATGTTCTCCTAATGATTTTATCCCCCTGGACATTTATTCAACTCACCCCTTCTTCACCCTCGACTCCCCGGGCGGCAGCATCATAGCGATCCTGTCAGCCGAAGCAATCGACTTCACTAACTGCCGGTCCCCAACCTCATCTACCAGCAGCTTGTAGACTTTCTTTGCAATATCATTCTGGTTGAACTCACCCGGTTCGACCTCTACAATAAATTGTGCCAGCTTTTTAACAGCACTTGACGGCCCGCCAACCAGCCGCACTGCGCCCTCGATCTGGATGCCTATTGCTGCATCTACAATAGCCTTCATATAATTACGCTTACCCCTGATAATAAATGAACCACGGGGTACGAACTCTCCAGATTCCGGGGTCTTGGACACCTGCTCTGCTGTGACCCAATAACAGTCACCTTCCACACCACCCGATTTCCAAACACCTGAATTGGATACCACAAACTTGGCAGCTTCTTCTAATGTGGTTTCTGGCACTTCCTTACCTTCGGTCTTAATAACCACAGCAGGTGAGCCCGGTGCCTCGGTATGGAAGAAGATATCACGTTTCTCCATATACTTCTTAACCACATCTTCATTAGTGCCCGCATCCCGTCCGCCAATAACCAGAAAACCATCTGAGGACTGGAACCATCTGAAATTATCATACCACCGAGGCTTGACCTTGACCTTACCACTCAAACGCCTGGGACGATCCGGCAATTCATTCTTTCTTATTAAATCCCGGGTGTGGAGTATGGCTTGCTCTGCCCCAGTTCTCTTTTTCGCAATCTTCTTGGCCTTATCATAATATTTCTGTGCATTCTGGGGCACGGGCAGCATGATATCAACATCAATACTTACTCCATCCAGCTCTAAATTAATAATCCCTTTACTGGAATCAATTGATTTTATTATCCTGGCCTGTGGGATATCTGCACTTTTTAGCCTGGCTTTAATCTCATCCCAGCCAAAACGCTGCCTTGCATCGTTAATAATATTCAATATCTCTTCAACACTCTGGTAATTGCCGTATAACAGCTCCCCCTTCTGCTTGAACTGGGCCTGAGACATGTCAAATTTATTAATAGCTTCCTGCTGCTGCCGAAGTCGCCTCTCCAGCACCCCTTCTTTTTTCTCAAGTTTCACAGCAGTTTGGATGGCAATCTCAATTCCGGCGCTGTAATACTCATCAAGAGCTAAGTTAAATGTCTCAAATTTCGTGATCTCTAATCCATGGTATTTTTTAAGGCCAAAAGGCAGCACATCGATATTTTTTCCATTTTTTGCCACGATCTGAGGTTCAAGCCGTCCTTCCGCAATGGGACTGAAAACTTCGATCATAGAATTGCATAAACTCTCAAAATCAGAAACATCACCTGCTGACGTTGTTTTATCAATATCTGATCTAAGACATACCTCCTCGGCCAGCACACCACCCATGTTCAGCCGGGTCGCCAGTGTTCTGACAACATCGCTGTCAGAATTCATAAATATTTTTTTCAGCGCCTCTGCTGTCACTTCCAGAGGGCTGAGCTGTGGTGGGGGCAGTTCATATATCTCACCCCTGCGCAGCTTTCTGTCCTTAAAACTCACCGGCTTCATGGGCTGCAAGATCCGGCCTTCGGCATCGGTAAGAAGGATATTACCCCTGGCAAACAGCTCGGCAATAATTTTATTTGTCTCACCTGCCCTTACTATTACGAATTCGATTATCCTGTCAAAATCATGCTGGGAAACCTGCGTTATCCTGCCTCCCATAACATATTTCCTGAGTATCATGGGAAAGGACTGGGGTAGTTGGGGAGC encodes:
- a CDS encoding NFACT family protein, coding for MKEEMTSVDVAAITSDLKNGPLGLIDAKIGKIYQTDYDEIRITLNIYGQGRHNLVIQAGKRIHLTEHPRPAPQLPQSFPMILRKYVMGGRITQVSQHDFDRIIEFVIVRAGETNKIIAELFARGNILLTDAEGRILQPMKPVSFKDRKLRRGEIYELPPPQLSPLEVTAEALKKIFMNSDSDVVRTLATRLNMGGVLAEEVCLRSDIDKTTSAGDVSDFESLCNSMIEVFSPIAEGRLEPQIVAKNGKNIDVLPFGLKKYHGLEITKFETFNLALDEYYSAGIEIAIQTAVKLEKKEGVLERRLRQQQEAINKFDMSQAQFKQKGELLYGNYQSVEEILNIINDARQRFGWDEIKARLKSADIPQARIIKSIDSSKGIINLELDGVSIDVDIMLPVPQNAQKYYDKAKKIAKKRTGAEQAILHTRDLIRKNELPDRPRRLSGKVKVKPRWYDNFRWFQSSDGFLVIGGRDAGTNEDVVKKYMEKRDIFFHTEAPGSPAVVIKTEGKEVPETTLEEAAKFVVSNSGVWKSGGVEGDCYWVTAEQVSKTPESGEFVPRGSFIIRGKRNYMKAIVDAAIGIQIEGAVRLVGGPSSAVKKLAQFIVEVEPGEFNQNDIAKKVYKLLVDEVGDRQLVKSIASADRIAMMLPPGESRVKKG